The Caulobacter sp. 73W region GCGATAGCCCAGCGCCCGCGCCTTGGCCGAGAACGGGTCGTTGATCTGGCGCTCAAGCCAGGCCTGCTGGGACGAGGTGCGGCCCATGGCGGTCTTCAGGCGGGCGGGCTTGCCGCGGCCACCTTCGACGCCGCCGGTCGGCAGCTTCACCATGCGGCGTTTGGGTGGTTCTTCGGTCATTCGGCGGCCTGGGGTGTTGAGTTGCGCCCGGCCCCGCCCCGGCGACGCCGGCGACGCGGCTTGCGGGGTTGCTGGTCGGACATCAGGGACATGAGGATGCCTTCGCGCAGGCCGCGATCCGCGACCCGGACGCTGTCACAGGGCCACAGCTCCTGCACGGCCTGGAGGATCGCGGCGCCGGCCAGCACCAGGTCGGCGCGGTCGGGTCCGATGCATGGCTGCTCGGCGCGCTCGGCGGTGGTCAGGGCCAGCAGGCGGTTCGCCGCGGCCTCGCATTCGCTGCGCTTCATCCACAGGCCGTCCACGCGGTTGCGGTCATAGCGCTGCAGGTCGAGGTGCAGGCCGGCCAGGCTGGTGATCGCGCCCGAGGTGCCGACCAGCTGGGCGCGGCCGGCCTCGAATACCGGGCGCAGGCCCTCGGCGTGCGGGAAGTCGGCGATCCGCTCCTTCACGGCGTCGACCATGGAGCGGAACCACACGTCGCGCGGCCCCTCCTCAGGGAACCTTTCGGCCAGGGTGACGACGCCGATGGGGATCGAGACCCACGCCTTGATCGGCAACTTCCAGGCCGCGAACTGTCGCGGGTGGGCGTCGAGCCCCTCCCCCTTCAGATCGACCCAGGACAGTTCCGTCGAACCGCCGCCTACATCCACCACCAGGGCGGCGTCCGCCTCGCGGTCCAGCAGGTTCAGGCATCCTGCGACGGAGAGCTGGGCCTCCTCGCGTGGGGTGATGATCTGCAGGCGAAGGCCGGTCTCCTCCGCCACGCGGTCGACGAAGGCCTGGCCGTTGTCGGCCATGCGGCACGCCTGGGTGGCGATGGCGCGGACGCGGACCGTACGGCGGCGGCGGATCTTTTCGGCGCAGACCTTCAGGGCGGCCATCGACCGCTCCATGGCGGCGTCCGACAGTTTGCCGCTGGCGACCAGTCCTTCGCCCAGGCGCACGATGCGGGAATAGGCCTCGACCACGCGGAATCCGCCCGGCGTGGGAGTCGCCACCAGAAGGCGGCAGTTATTGGTGCCAAGGTCGAGCGCGGCGTAAGCCGGCGTCTCCCCCGGCGGCCTCCGGCGATGAGACGGTCCCCTCGGACGCGACTCGCCGGGCGCGCGCGGCGCCTCCGACATGGAGCAATACCTGTCTAGCAGGCGCCGATCTCGGCGCCTCGTTTCACCGGCGACCTTATCACGCATCGCAGCAACAGAAAGCGGCGCTGTGCTTGTGCAGCATGACAAGGCGCCTACGTTCAGGTTCTGGTCAGGTAAAACGTGGTTGACTGCAGGGGTTATGAACACGCGTCTCGCCAAATTCGCGATCGGACAAGTCGTCAGACACAGGATCTTCCCGTTCCGCGGCGTGATCTTCGACGTCGACCCCGAGTTCGCCAACACCGAGGAATGGTGGCTGTCGATCCCGCCGGAGGTGCGCCCTTCCAAAGACCAGCCGTTCTATCACCTGCTGGCCGAGAACGATCAGAACTCATACGTCGCCTATGTCTCCGAGCAGAACTTGCTGGCTGACGATACGGGTGAGCCGGTGACCCACCCGCAGGCGTCAGAGCTGTTCGAGAGCTTCGACCACGGCGTCTACAAGCTGCGGCCGCGCATCAGCCACTGACGGCCGCCATGCGCGGCTCCGGCCTCAGACCGAACAGCACATCCAGCACCGGCGTGCGCCGCACGATCTCATAGGTCGCAAAACAGCCGGCGAAGGTTGCCCCGATTAGGATCGCCGCCTCCAGCCCTTGCGGCAGGCCCAGCTTGGCCAAGTGATGCGCCATGACCACGATCAGGGTCTGGTGGACGATGTAGAACGGAAACACCGCCAAGGTCAGGTAACGCAGGCGCGGCCCGCCCTTGGTCAGGTGCAGCGCCCCAAAGCCCAGGATGGCCGCGATGAAGCTCCACTGGTCCGTCGCGTAGACGAAACGCATGACCGTCCGCAGGCTCTCCGGCGGCGCGGCGTCCTCTGCCCGATAGACCCAGGCATAGCTCGCGAACGCTACATAGCTGACCGCCGCCAACCCCGCGGCCACCCAGCGCCAGCGGACGAAGCCGTCGCGGATGCGCGCGGACTTGGCGGTCAGGAAGCCGAACAGGAACGCCGCGAACGAGACGGCGTGGTTGTACCAGTCATCGACCAGGGCGTGCGTCACCTCGAACATCGGCAGCAGCCAAAGACGCATCACGCCGAAGAAGACGATGGGCAGGACCATTAGCCGCCAGCCGCCGAACACCCCATCCAGCGCCTCGCCCAGCCGGCGCAGCGGCTTGCCGGCGACAGCCAGGACCAGACCCAGGATCAGGGTGTAGATCAGCAGATAGGCCACGAACCACATGTGGTTCCAGGTCGGGGTGATCAGGCACCCGTCAGCGTCGCACCAGTTCCCTGACGCCGTCGCGTACTTCACCCAGAACGCCCCATAGGGCTCGACCGCCTGCGGGACCTGCTCGACGATCTCGTAATAGGACTGAGGCGGCACGATCACAAACATGGCGAAGACCAGCGGCGGCAGCAGGCGCAGGACCCGCTTGCCGGTGAACACGCCGGGGCTCAGCTTGTCGGCCATGAACCGCGTCGCGGCCCCCGACACCAGGAACAGCAGGGTCAGGCGCCACGGGTTGGTCAGCATCATGACCGGCCCCAGCGCCTCGAGGGGATGAGGCGTCTTCACGTGCCAGTCCCAAGGCACGTAGAACATGCCGACGTGGTACAGAATCAGCAGGAAAAAGGCCCCCACGCGGATCCAGTCGAGATCCGCGCGGCGGTCGAGGGTCGGGGTCGTCATTTCGGTGTCCGGTTTTGAACAACAGTCGCCCGAGAAAACCGTGGTGTCTGCAGAAGCGAAAGCTCTACGGGCCGGTCGGCGCGATCACAGGGACAGTCCGCCGCCGACTGGGACGAGCGGCGGCTTCTGGGGGCTGGCCGGCGAGGATCGCCGCGACCTGCTGATCGGCTGGCTGCTCGCCACGGTCGCGATCTGGGCCACGACCACGGTCAATGTCTTCTCGACGGTCGACGACCACGAGATCGACGTGATGTGGCCGGCGATCTGGGAATACACCAGCGCCGTCAGCAACATGATCGCCGTCCTGGCCGTGTGGGCGGCAGTTCGCTGGGCGACCCTGCGCCGCCGTCCCGCCCCGCAAATCGTTCTGGCCCACGTCGCTGGCGTGTTCGCCTATTCCATCCCGCATGTGGCGATGTTCGTGGCCCTGCGCGAGGCGATCTACGCCGGGCTGGGAAGCGACTACGAGTTCGGGCCGATCACCCGCTACGTCTACGAACTGCGCAAGGACGTGATCGGCTACTTCATCCTGGCGGCGGTCTTCTGGGGGGTCATGCGCCTGCGCCGGCAAGCGCCGCGAGAGGCCGCGCCGACCACCTTCGACATTCTCGACGGCTCGCGCCTTCTGCGGGTGGAGACCCGCGACATCCTCGCGGTCACCGCCGCGGGCAACTATGCGGAGTTCATCCTGGCGGACGGCCGCCGCCCGCTGATGCGCACCTCGTTGGCGGCGTTGGAGCAGAAGCTGGCCGCGACCGGCTTTGTCCGCACCCATCGCTCATGGCTGGTCAATCCGGCGCGCGTCACCGGCCTGCGCCCGGACGGCTCCGGCGACTATACCGTCGAAATGGGCGCGGTTGAGGCGCCTCTCTCCCGCCGCTTCCCTGAGGCGACAACGAAGCTGCGCCGCGGCTAGGGCCGCAGTCCCTTGATCTCGCCGATGAGGTTCGCGACTTGCCGCGCCTCGAAGCTGGCTACCGGATAGGCGCAATAATCGGCGGCGTAGTAGGCGCTGGGCCGATGATTGCCCGATGCGCCGAGCCCGCCGAACGGCGCGGCCCCGGCTGCTCCCGTGGTCGGGCGGTTCCAGTTGGCGACCCCGGCGCGGATGCGCTTCTGGAAATGATCCCAGCGCGCCGGATCATCGCTGATCAGACCCGCCGAAAGGCCATAGCGGGTGTCGTTGGCGTGGCGCAGGGCTTCGTCGAAATCGGCGGCGCGGCGGACCTGCAGGATGGGCGCGAAGATCTCGTCATCGGCGATCTCGACCCCGGTCACATCGACGATGCTGGGCGTGATGAAGGCGTCGCTGCGGCCATCGATCTTGCCGGTCGCCCGAATGACCTTGCCGCCCATGCGCCCGGCTGCGTCACGCGCGGCCTCGGCGGCGCGGGCCGAAATCAGCGGTCCCATGAACGGCTCGTCGGCGTCGTTCCAGACGCCGATGCGCAAGCGCTCGGTCAGGGCCAGCACCGCCTCGACCACCGCGTCGCCCGCCGCGCCCCGCGGCACGATCAGACGTCGGGCGCAGGAGCAGCGCTGCCCTGTGGTCACGAAGGCCGACTGGATCACATGGCCGGCGACAGCCTCGGCGTCCCCCGCATCCCAGACCACCAGCGGGTTGTTGCCGCCTAGCTCCAGAGCCAGGATCACGTCCGGCCGGTCGGCGAAGACGCGGCGGAAGTGCGCGCCCGCCTGCGCCGAGCCGGTGAACAGCAGGCCGTCGATCTCCTGCGCGATCAGGGCCTGGCCGGTCTCGCGCCCGCCCTGGACCAGATTGACCACGCCCTCGGGCAGGTCGGCGGCGTGAAGCGCCTCGACCAGCAGTTGTCCGGCCAGGGGCGTCTCCTCCGACGGCTTGAACACCACCGTGTCCCCCGCCAGCAGGGCCGGCACGATGTGGCCGTTGGGCAGGTGTCCTGGGAAATTGAACGGCCCCAGCACCGCCATCACCCCGTGCGGCCGGTGGCGCAGCATGGCGCGGCCGAACGGCATGGCGTTTTCGCGCTCGCCCGTCCGCTCGTCATAGGCGGCGATCGAGACGTCAACCTTGGCCATCATCGAGCCCAGCTCGGCCTTGGTCTCCCAAAGGGTCTTGCCCGTCTCCCGAGACAGGGCCTCGGCGAAGGCGTCCTTGCGAGCGTCCAGCGCGGCCTTGTAGCGGCGCATGGCGGCGACCCGTTCCTCGCGCGGCAGGTCGGCCCACGGCAGGAACGCGGCCCGCGCCTTGGCGACGGCGGCGGCGACCTCGGCGGCCGATGCGGCGGCGCCTTCCCAGACGACCGCGCCGGTCGCCGGATCGATGGACTGGAAGTTCGTCATGCCTTCACCCGCACATTGTGGCCTTCACGCACGCCCAGGGCCTCCATCGCTTCACGCGACAGCACCGCCCGTTCGCCGTCGATCAGCACCGGCGCGCGCACGGCCCGGAAGCCGGCGACACGGCTGGTGGAGACCAGCACTTCCTCGCCGAAGTCATCATCGCCGACAGCGGCCTTCAGCACCCGCGCCTCGCGCACCGTGCGGATGTCGTCGCGGGGCGCCGAGACGGTCGGTCCCGCGTCGAACAGATCGACCAGCCCCTGATACCGGAAGCCCTCGCGCTCCAGCATCGCCCGCGCCGCCTCGCCGTCGCGATGAACGCGGCCAATGGCCTCGCACGCCGCCTGGGGCAACAGCTCGGTGTAGATCGGATGCCTCGGCGACAGGTCGAGGATGAACTGACCGTTGGTGGACGCGCTCATCAAGTCGGCCTGATCGAACGGCAGGCGGAAGAAGCGGGCCGAGACGTGGTCCCAGAACGGGCAGGACCCATCCTCATCGAACCAGCCGCGTAGTTCCGCCAGCACCATCTCGGCGAACTTCTGCGGCTCGGCGCCGATCAGCATGTAGCGCGACTGGGCCAGCAGCCGCCCCGCCCCGCCCTTGCGCCGCTCCGGCCGCAGGAACAGGGAGCCGACCTCCGACCAGCCGGCGCACTCGTTCACCAGCACCAGGGCCTTGTGGTCGAACCGCATCTCCAGCGTCGGCGAGGACTGGGCCAGGGTCACGACCCGCAGGGAGAAGAACGGACGCTTCAGCCCCACCGCCGCCTTCACCCCGGCGACGCCCTCCACCTGGCCGGTGTCGGTCTCTTCCAGCATCAGGGTGTACCAGGCCTCGACCGGCGCCACGCCGCCGTCGAAGCTGGCTTGCGACAGGTCCAGCCGCGAACGCAGGGTCGGCTCGTCCTCAGGCAGGCTGGTGAAGCCGCGCCCGGACAGCACGGCCAGCTCCATCAGGAACTCGTAGTCGGAAGGGCCCGCGGGCCGCACCACCAGCATCCACTAAACTCCGTCACGCATGGCCGCGCGGATGGCGGGGCCGTCGATCTCGCCCTGGGCGAGCTTCATCAGGATGAGGGCCGACAGCTGCGCGCGCTCCACGAAGCTGTCGGGCCAGGCGAATTCATTCTCGCTGTGGATGTCGCCGCCGCGCACCCCCAGCGTGTCGACATTGGGCAAGCCCGAGGCGAACAGGTTGTTGCCCTCGCACACCCCGCCGGACGGCTTCCAGGCGATCTCCTGCCCCAGCAGGGCGCCGGTCTTTCGCACCGCCTCGAACAGGCGGGACTGGGCGCTGTTCATCGGCTTGGCCGGACGGGTGAAGCCGCCGTGCAGGTGGACATCCAGGCCATCCCCCTCCCCGGCCTTGAGCGCTCCTACGATCTGCTCCTGCGCCCAGGCGCCGGCCTCCGCGTCGGGAAAGCGGACGTTGAAGCGGACCACCGCCACGTCCGGCACCATGTTCAGGGGCGAGCCGCCGTCGATCTTGGCGACATTGACGGTCACGCCCTCGCGCCGGCCGTTCAGGGCGTCCAATGCCCCGGCGATGCGGGCGGCGGCGGTGACGGCGTTGCGGCCCAGGGCGAAGTCGCGGCCGGCATGGGCGGCGCGGCCATGGATCACGATGTGAAAGTTGCCCGACCCCTTGCGCGCGCCGGCCAGGGTCCCGTCGGACAGAGCCGGCTCATAGGTCATGCCCACATGACCCCGGGCGGCGAACTCCGCCAGCACGGGGGCGGATGCGAGCGAGCCGATCTCCTCGTCGGGGGAGATCAGCACGCGATAGCCCAGGTTCGCCGAAGCCGGGTGCGCCTCGAACGCCTCCAGCGCCGCCAGCATGACGCTGATCCCCCCTTCATATCGGCGATCCCCGGCCCGTGCAGCGCGCCGTCGGGGCGGGTCGTGACCGTCTGAAACGGCGACGCCTCCGGATAGACCGTGTCGTAGTGGCCAGTGAGAACCACCTGCACCGGGGCATCGGGCCGCACGATGACGGCGATGGCGGCGGGATGGTCCTGCTGGCGCAACGCCCCATCGGCGCCGACGTCTGAAGATGGCGTCAGCGGCATG contains the following coding sequences:
- a CDS encoding Ppx/GppA phosphatase family protein — its product is MSEAPRAPGESRPRGPSHRRRPPGETPAYAALDLGTNNCRLLVATPTPGGFRVVEAYSRIVRLGEGLVASGKLSDAAMERSMAALKVCAEKIRRRRTVRVRAIATQACRMADNGQAFVDRVAEETGLRLQIITPREEAQLSVAGCLNLLDREADAALVVDVGGGSTELSWVDLKGEGLDAHPRQFAAWKLPIKAWVSIPIGVVTLAERFPEEGPRDVWFRSMVDAVKERIADFPHAEGLRPVFEAGRAQLVGTSGAITSLAGLHLDLQRYDRNRVDGLWMKRSECEAAANRLLALTTAERAEQPCIGPDRADLVLAGAAILQAVQELWPCDSVRVADRGLREGILMSLMSDQQPRKPRRRRRRGGAGRNSTPQAAE
- the hspQ gene encoding heat shock protein HspQ; the protein is MNTRLAKFAIGQVVRHRIFPFRGVIFDVDPEFANTEEWWLSIPPEVRPSKDQPFYHLLAENDQNSYVAYVSEQNLLADDTGEPVTHPQASELFESFDHGVYKLRPRISH
- a CDS encoding acyltransferase family protein, with translation MTTPTLDRRADLDWIRVGAFFLLILYHVGMFYVPWDWHVKTPHPLEALGPVMMLTNPWRLTLLFLVSGAATRFMADKLSPGVFTGKRVLRLLPPLVFAMFVIVPPQSYYEIVEQVPQAVEPYGAFWVKYATASGNWCDADGCLITPTWNHMWFVAYLLIYTLILGLVLAVAGKPLRRLGEALDGVFGGWRLMVLPIVFFGVMRLWLLPMFEVTHALVDDWYNHAVSFAAFLFGFLTAKSARIRDGFVRWRWVAAGLAAVSYVAFASYAWVYRAEDAAPPESLRTVMRFVYATDQWSFIAAILGFGALHLTKGGPRLRYLTLAVFPFYIVHQTLIVVMAHHLAKLGLPQGLEAAILIGATFAGCFATYEIVRRTPVLDVLFGLRPEPRMAAVSG
- a CDS encoding LytTR family DNA-binding domain-containing protein; its protein translation is MSAEAKALRAGRRDHRDSPPPTGTSGGFWGLAGEDRRDLLIGWLLATVAIWATTTVNVFSTVDDHEIDVMWPAIWEYTSAVSNMIAVLAVWAAVRWATLRRRPAPQIVLAHVAGVFAYSIPHVAMFVALREAIYAGLGSDYEFGPITRYVYELRKDVIGYFILAAVFWGVMRLRRQAPREAAPTTFDILDGSRLLRVETRDILAVTAAGNYAEFILADGRRPLMRTSLAALEQKLAATGFVRTHRSWLVNPARVTGLRPDGSGDYTVEMGAVEAPLSRRFPEATTKLRRG
- the astD gene encoding succinylglutamate-semialdehyde dehydrogenase; the protein is MTNFQSIDPATGAVVWEGAAASAAEVAAAVAKARAAFLPWADLPREERVAAMRRYKAALDARKDAFAEALSRETGKTLWETKAELGSMMAKVDVSIAAYDERTGERENAMPFGRAMLRHRPHGVMAVLGPFNFPGHLPNGHIVPALLAGDTVVFKPSEETPLAGQLLVEALHAADLPEGVVNLVQGGRETGQALIAQEIDGLLFTGSAQAGAHFRRVFADRPDVILALELGGNNPLVVWDAGDAEAVAGHVIQSAFVTTGQRCSCARRLIVPRGAAGDAVVEAVLALTERLRIGVWNDADEPFMGPLISARAAEAARDAAGRMGGKVIRATGKIDGRSDAFITPSIVDVTGVEIADDEIFAPILQVRRAADFDEALRHANDTRYGLSAGLISDDPARWDHFQKRIRAGVANWNRPTTGAAGAAPFGGLGASGNHRPSAYYAADYCAYPVASFEARQVANLIGEIKGLRP
- a CDS encoding arginine N-succinyltransferase encodes the protein MLVVRPAGPSDYEFLMELAVLSGRGFTSLPEDEPTLRSRLDLSQASFDGGVAPVEAWYTLMLEETDTGQVEGVAGVKAAVGLKRPFFSLRVVTLAQSSPTLEMRFDHKALVLVNECAGWSEVGSLFLRPERRKGGAGRLLAQSRYMLIGAEPQKFAEMVLAELRGWFDEDGSCPFWDHVSARFFRLPFDQADLMSASTNGQFILDLSPRHPIYTELLPQAACEAIGRVHRDGEAARAMLEREGFRYQGLVDLFDAGPTVSAPRDDIRTVREARVLKAAVGDDDFGEEVLVSTSRVAGFRAVRAPVLIDGERAVLSREAMEALGVREGHNVRVKA